A genome region from Geodermatophilus bullaregiensis includes the following:
- a CDS encoding GNAT family N-acetyltransferase gives MTAPVLRTARFAELTPFEVYALCRLRVDVFVVEQECPYPELDGRDTEPATVHLWFEEDGQVLATIRVLDDGGTRAIGRVATAAAARGRGLAARLIEAGIELCVGVPITMGAQSHLEGWYGRFGFVRSGPGYVEDGIPHVPMRREPA, from the coding sequence GTGACCGCCCCCGTGCTGCGTACCGCCCGCTTCGCCGAGCTGACCCCGTTCGAGGTCTACGCCCTCTGCCGGCTGCGGGTCGACGTCTTCGTCGTCGAGCAGGAGTGCCCCTATCCCGAGCTCGACGGGCGCGACACCGAGCCGGCCACGGTGCACCTGTGGTTCGAGGAGGACGGGCAGGTGCTGGCCACCATCCGCGTCCTCGACGACGGCGGCACGCGCGCGATCGGCCGGGTCGCCACCGCGGCGGCCGCCCGCGGACGCGGCCTGGCCGCCCGCCTGATCGAGGCCGGCATCGAGCTGTGCGTCGGCGTCCCGATCACCATGGGCGCGCAGTCGCACCTGGAGGGCTGGTACGGGCGGTTCGGCTTCGTCCGCAGCGGCCCGGGCTACGTCGAGGACGGCATCCCGCACGTCCCGATGCGGCGCGAGCCCGCCTGA